Proteins encoded by one window of Thiovulum sp. ES:
- a CDS encoding phosphomannomutase (PFAM: Phosphoglucomutase/phosphomannomutase, alpha/beta/alpha domain III; Phosphoglucomutase/phosphomannomutase, alpha/beta/alpha domain II; Phosphoglucomutase/phosphomannomutase, C-terminal domain; Phosphoglucomutase/phosphomannomutase, alpha/beta/alpha domain I): MKSIFREYDIRGIFQKELNNETLHWIGVHLGSEIKKIGDTVAVGFDARTHSEQIFQFLSNGLAENGLRILNMGLVPTPNNYFSNFVEIAGENPSASIMITGSHNPPEYNGLKITIDKKPFFGEDIYSLGEKVISALGKEFPNNSPKIVDFPAKESYIDFLVKEFSHLKGFQNVVYDCGNGAGGVVFSEVLEKLEIGNKGLFVEPDGTFPNHHPDPSEEENLTDLKNELENGDFEIGFAFDGDADRIAVLTKHGNIKGDILATIFAKQMKNPTVVGEVKCSQVMYDEIDLIGKAIMYKTGHSNLKVKMREVNADLGAEVSGHIFFKDRYFGFDDAIYTALRVLELLQNGINLHDEVEKLPKTISTDEIKIQTTEDKKFKIMKELKEKLKNPPENFPKILDIVDVDGVRCKLENGWALVRASNTTPVLVTRFEVVSNENDLNFYMESFRNLLRELGV; this comes from the coding sequence ATGAAATCTATTTTTAGAGAATATGATATTCGTGGAATATTTCAAAAAGAGTTAAATAATGAAACTTTGCATTGGATTGGAGTTCATTTAGGTTCGGAAATTAAGAAAATTGGAGACACTGTTGCAGTTGGATTTGATGCAAGAACTCACTCGGAACAAATTTTTCAGTTTCTATCAAATGGTTTAGCGGAAAATGGTTTGCGAATTTTAAATATGGGACTTGTTCCGACACCAAACAACTATTTTTCAAATTTTGTAGAGATTGCTGGAGAAAATCCGTCCGCTTCAATCATGATTACAGGTTCTCACAATCCGCCAGAATATAATGGTTTGAAAATTACAATTGATAAAAAGCCTTTTTTTGGTGAAGATATTTATTCACTTGGTGAAAAAGTGATTTCAGCTTTAGGAAAAGAGTTCCCAAATAATTCACCAAAAATTGTAGATTTTCCTGCAAAAGAGAGCTACATTGATTTTCTTGTAAAAGAGTTTTCACATTTAAAAGGTTTTCAAAATGTGGTTTATGACTGCGGAAATGGTGCGGGAGGAGTTGTATTTTCTGAAGTTTTAGAGAAATTGGAAATCGGAAACAAGGGACTTTTTGTAGAACCAGATGGAACTTTTCCAAATCACCACCCCGATCCATCAGAAGAAGAAAATTTAACAGATTTAAAAAATGAGTTAGAAAATGGAGATTTTGAAATCGGTTTTGCTTTCGATGGAGATGCTGATCGAATTGCTGTTTTGACAAAACACGGAAATATCAAAGGTGATATTTTGGCGACAATTTTTGCAAAACAGATGAAAAATCCAACAGTTGTCGGTGAAGTGAAATGTTCCCAAGTGATGTATGATGAAATTGACCTCATCGGCAAAGCTATTATGTATAAAACTGGACACAGCAATTTGAAAGTGAAAATGAGAGAAGTGAATGCCGACTTAGGTGCTGAAGTGAGCGGACACATTTTTTTCAAAGACCGATATTTTGGTTTTGATGATGCAATTTACACAGCTTTACGAGTTTTGGAACTTTTACAAAATGGAATCAATCTTCACGATGAGGTCGAAAAATTACCAAAAACAATCTCAACCGACGAAATCAAAATTCAAACAACTGAAGATAAGAAATTCAAAATTATGAAAGAGTTGAAAGAAAAATTAAAAAATCCTCCAGAAAATTTCCCAAAAATCCTAGATATTGTTGATGTTGATGGAGTTCGTTGCAAACTCGAAAATGGCTGGGCCTTAGTTCGGGCAAGTAATACTACTCCTGTTCTTGTTACCCGTTTTGAAGTTGTCTCAAATGAAAATGATTTAAATTTTTACATGGAGAGCTTCCGAAATCTTTTGAGAGAACTAGGGGTTTGA